The Panicum hallii strain FIL2 chromosome 9, PHallii_v3.1, whole genome shotgun sequence genome has a window encoding:
- the LOC112878092 gene encoding probable galacturonosyltransferase-like 4: MSCNCTIVVAIFIVIILGAGHAVTGARVGAMMIRQPSSSSAQMFREAPAFWNGAECAADGGGRVDIAMTLDANYLRGTMAAVLSILQHTACPESMVFHFLTAEVDDHGLVAALRASFPSLDLRVYRFDPSRVRNRISRSVRQELDQPLNYARVYLADTLPADVRRVTYLDSDVIVVDDIRTLASVDLAGHVLAAPEYCHANFSNYFTDAFWSHLALNGTFRGRRPCYFNTGVMVMDFVKWRAGGYTRRVEEWMAVQKRRRIYHLGSLPPFLLVFAGHIRAVDHRWNQHGLGGDNVEGRCRGLHPGPISLLHWSGKGKPWLRLDTRRPCSVDYLWAPYDLYRYSSPVIEEW, from the coding sequence ATGTCTTGCAATTGCACCATTGTCGTGGCCATCTTTATTGTTATTATCCTTGGTGCCGGTCATGCCGTCACCGGCGCCCGCGTTGGCGCCATGATGATCCGGCAGCCGTCCTCCTCGTCGGCCCAGATGTTCAGGGAGGCGCCCGCGTTCTGGAACGGCGCCGAGtgcgcggcggacggcggcggcagggtgGACATCGCCATGACGCTGGACGCCAACTACCTGCGCGGCACCATGGCCGCCGTGCTCTCCATCCTGCAGCACACGGCGTGCCCCGAGAGCATGGTGTTCCACTTCCTCACCGCGGAGGTCGACGACCACGGCCTCGTCGCCGCGCTGCGCGCCTCCTTCCCGTCGCTGGACCTCCGAGTCTACCGCTTCGACCCGTCGCGCGTCCGCAACCGCATCTCCCGGTCGGTGCGGCAGGAGCTGGACCAGCCGCTCAACTACGCGCGCGTCTACCTCGCCGACACGCTGCCCGCCGACGTGCGCCGTGTCACCTACCTGGACTCCGACGTGATCGTGGTGGACGACATCCGGACGCTGGCCTCCGTGGACCTCGCCGGGCACGTGCTGGCGGCGCCGGAGTACTGCCACGCCAACTTCAGCAACTACTTCACTGACGCCTTCTGGTCGCACCTGGCGCTCAACGGCACGTTCCGCGGCCGCCGGCCCTGCTACTTCAACACGGGGGTCATGGTGATGGACTTCGTCAAGTGGCGCGCCGGCGGGTACACGCGGCGGGTGGAGGAGTGGATGGCCGTGCAGAAGCGGCGCCGGATCTACCACCTCGGCTCGCTGCCGCCGTTCCTGCTGGTCTTCGCCGGGCACATCCGGGCGGTGGACCACCGGTGGAACCAGCACGGGCTGGGCGGCGACAACGTCGAGGGCCGCTGCCGGGGGCTCCACCCGGGCCCCATCAGCCTCCTTCACTGGAGCGGCAAGGGCAAGCCGTGGCTCCGGCTCGACACCCGGCGGCCATGCTCCGTGGACTACCTCTGGGCACCCTACGACCTCTACCGGTACTCGTCGCCGGTGATCGAGGAGTGGTGA
- the LOC112877650 gene encoding putative MO25-like protein At4g17270, producing MSFFFRMASRLRPSTPEEVVRSIKDSFLALNTRTHAKALEEVEKNIASLKLLISGDGEVEPNQEQVLQITIEICKEDVISLLVQNLPSLGWTVRKDLVHCWCILLRQKDDESYCCVQYIENHLELLDFLVGCYKNLDIALNCGNMLRECIKYPTLAKYILESGSFELFFEYVELPNFDIASDALNTFKDLLTKHETVVAEFLGSHYDQFFELYSRLLFSNNYVTRRQAMKFLSEFLLEAPNSQIMKRYIVEVRFLNIMINLLKDSSKNIRICAFHVFKVFVANPNKPRCIIEALLENRRELLKLLHNLPTSKGDDELDEEKDLIIQQIQKLA from the exons ATGTCCTTCTTCTTCCGCATGGCGTCGCGGCTGCGGCCGTCGACGCCGGAGGAGGTCGTCCGCTCCATCAAGGACTCCTTCCTCGCGCTCAACACCAGGACCCACGCCAAG GCTCTGGAAGAGGTTGAGAAAAACATTGCATCCTTGAAATTGTTGATCTCTGGTGATGGAGAGGTTGAACCAAATCAAGAGCAGGTCCTGCAAATAACTATTGAGATTTGCAAGGAGGACGTCATTTCCCTCTTAGTCCAGAATCtaccttccttgggttggaca GTAAGAAAAGATCTGGTTCACTGCTGGTGCATTTTGCTTAGGCAGAAAGATGATGAAAGCTATTGCTGTGTGCAGTATATTGAAAATCATTTGGAGCTTTTGGATTTCCTTGTTGGTTG CTACAAGAACTTGGATATTGCACTGAACTGTGGGAATATGTTAAGAGAATGCATAAAGTACCCAACACTAGCAAA ATACATATTGGAATCTGGTAGCTTTGAACTGTTCTTTGAGTATGTTGAGCTGCCAAACTTTGACATTGCTTCTGACGCTCTGAACACCTTCAAG GATCTGCTTACCAAGCACGAAACTGTAGTTGCAGAGTTCTTGGGTTCCCACTACGACCAG TTCTTTGAACTCTACTCAAGGCTCTTGTTTTCGAATAATTATGTAACAAGAAGGCAGGCAATGAAG TTCCTATCAGAATTTTTACTGGAGGCTCCTAACTCTCAAATAATGAAGCGATACATTGTGGAAGTTCGTTTTTTGAATATTATGATCAATCTACTAAAG GATTCAAGCAAAAATATCAGAATATGTGCCTTCCACGTTTTTAAG GTATTTGTTGCCAATCCAAACAAGCCTCGGTGTATAATTGAAGCTTTGCTAGAGAATCGCCGTGAACTGTTGAAGCTACTTCACAATCTTCCTACAAGTAAAG GTGACGATGAACTCGATGAGGAGAAAGACCTGATAATTCAGCAAATCCAGAAGCTGGCATGA
- the LOC112876137 gene encoding uncharacterized protein LOC112876137 has translation MASPEVSDSSSLPFSTRRSDLVSAAAWFLCTISLACSTPTCRALTPDGGRGRRACSSYERRPAAPRGGLLRALQGGPLLRALRRRLLRPLLRRAPPRPGETRGRRPRSSRRRRRGGLDQAQPGAAQGTARSGERDSFCVSCGAGFSSALCGHHVGHETFRVVVCEGLYCARCTGSEPWFHLFTGIQTYRDKKGHILVPLHPRCSGRRCKSYGGCCR, from the exons ATGGCGAGCCCCGAGGTGAGCGATTCTTCTTCTCTCCCCTTCTCTACTCGCCGTAGCGATCTAGTGTCAGCCGCCGCGTGGTTCCTTTGCACGATCTCGCTCGCTTGCTCCACTCCCACCTGCCGAGCGCTGACGCCTGACGGGGGCCGTGGGCGGCGCGCGTGTTCCTCCTACGAACGCAGGCCGGCGGCTCCTCGCGGAGGACTTCTCCGCGCCCTGCAGGGAGGACCGCTTCTGCgtgccctgcgccgccgccttctgcgACCACTGCTGCGGCGCGCACCACCGCGGCCAGGGGAGACACGAGGTCGTCGTCcgcgcagcagccgccgccgccgccgagggggCCTGGACCAGGCCCAGCCCGGCGCGGCGCAGGGCACCGCCCGCAGCGGGGAGAGGGACTCGTTCTGCGTGAGCTGCGGCGCGGGCTTCTCCTCCGCGCTGTGCGGGCACCACGTCGGGCACGAAACCTTCCGCGTCGTCGTCTGCGAGGGCCTCTACTGCGCGCGCTGCACGGGCTCGGAGCCGTGGTTCCACCTGTTCACCGGCATCCAG ACATACCGTGACAAGAAGGGTCACATCCTGGTTCCGCTGCATCCTCGCTGCAGCGGGCGCAGGTGCAAGAGCTACGGCGGGTGCTGCCGGTAG
- the LOC112876138 gene encoding skin secretory protein xP2-like → MQADKEETAAAAAHPAAGKPPSICDRLQRAFHARPAFRPLRRLTVRHEDGDGGAAKPAGAGAGAAPGAAPKHSGPPVPAPPQPLTPSPAPAGGAPAPAAAAPQPVPVHLPAVAEKKAAASAPPGPPVPVPPPDVKAGMVTADDAKAGDKAPQTKGKARVGSRVRKALSSK, encoded by the coding sequence ATGCAGGCGGACAAGGAGGagactgcggcggcggcggcgcacccCGCGGCTGGCAAGCCGCCTAGCATCTGCGACAGGCTCCAGAGGGCCTTCCACGCCCGGCCGGCGTTCcggcccctccgccgcctcacCGTCCGCCAcgaggacggcgacggcggagcTGCCaagcccgccggcgccggcgccggcgccgcgcctgGGGCTGCCCCTAAGCACAGCGGCCCGCCGGTGCCGGCCCCGCCGCAGCCACTCACGCCGTCGCCGGCTCCGGCTGgcggcgcccccgcccccgcggccgcggcgccgcaGCCGGTTCCTGTGCACTTACCGGCCGTCGCGGAGAAGAAGGCGGCGGCCAGCGCGCCGCCGGGGCCGCCGGTGCCCGTGCCGCCGCCGGACGTCAAGGCGGGAATGGTGACCGCGGATGACGCGAAGGCTGGAGACAAAGCTCCGCAGACCAAGGGGAAGGCCAGGGTGGGCTCCAGGGTCCGCAAGGCGCTCTCGTCCAAGTAG